One genomic segment of Streptomyces sp. RerS4 includes these proteins:
- the dapA gene encoding 4-hydroxy-tetrahydrodipicolinate synthase, with protein MAPISTPQTPFGRVLTAMITPFTADGALDLDGAQRLAVHLVDAGNDGLIINGTTGESPTTTDAEKNDLVRAVLEAVGDRAHVVAGIGTNDTRHTLELARQAERTGAHGLLAVTPYYSKPPQEGLYRHFTAIADATELPVMLYDIPGRSGVPINTETLVRLAEHPRIVANKDAKGDLGRASWAIAQSGLAWYSGDDMLNLPLLSVGAVGFVSVVGHVVSPELRAMLDAHLAGDVQKATEIHQKLLPVFTGMFRTQGVMTTKGALNLQGLPAGPLRLPLVGLTDEETAQLKIDLAAGGVQL; from the coding sequence ATGGCTCCGATCTCGACTCCGCAGACCCCCTTCGGGCGGGTCCTCACCGCCATGATCACGCCGTTCACGGCGGATGGCGCACTTGACCTCGACGGCGCGCAGCGGCTCGCCGTCCACCTGGTGGACGCAGGCAACGACGGCCTGATCATCAACGGCACCACCGGTGAGTCGCCCACGACCACCGACGCGGAGAAAAACGACCTCGTACGAGCCGTACTCGAAGCGGTCGGCGACCGCGCCCACGTCGTCGCCGGCATCGGCACCAACGACACCCGCCACACCCTCGAACTGGCCCGCCAGGCCGAGCGCACCGGCGCCCACGGCCTGCTCGCCGTCACCCCGTACTACAGCAAGCCCCCGCAGGAAGGCCTCTACCGGCACTTCACGGCCATCGCGGACGCCACCGAGCTCCCGGTGATGCTCTACGACATCCCCGGCCGCAGCGGCGTCCCGATCAACACCGAAACCCTGGTCCGGCTCGCCGAGCACCCCCGCATCGTCGCCAACAAGGACGCCAAGGGCGACCTCGGCCGCGCCAGCTGGGCCATCGCCCAGAGCGGCCTGGCCTGGTACTCCGGCGACGACATGCTGAACCTGCCGCTCCTGTCGGTCGGCGCCGTCGGCTTCGTCTCCGTGGTCGGCCACGTCGTCAGCCCCGAGCTGCGCGCCATGCTCGACGCCCACCTGGCCGGCGACGTCCAGAAGGCCACCGAGATCCACCAGAAGCTGCTCCCCGTCTTCACCGGCATGTTCCGCACCCAGGGCGTGATGACCACCAAGGGCGCGCTGAACCTCCAGGGCCTGCCCGCCGGCCCGCTGCGCCTCCCGCTCGTCGGATTGACCGACGAAGAGACGGCACAGCTCAAGATCGATCTTGCCGCCGGCGGGGTACAGCTTTGA
- a CDS encoding DUF397 domain-containing protein, whose translation MGTQQEKDELYALDISGVEWQGPPGTSPDEERVEIAKLPEGAVAMRSSLDRDTVLRYTAAEWEAFVLGARDGEFDLT comes from the coding sequence ATGGGCACCCAGCAGGAGAAGGACGAGCTGTACGCGCTCGACATCAGCGGCGTCGAATGGCAGGGCCCGCCGGGGACCAGTCCGGACGAGGAGCGGGTCGAGATCGCCAAGCTGCCCGAGGGCGCGGTGGCGATGCGGTCGTCGCTGGACCGGGACACGGTGCTGCGTTACACGGCGGCCGAATGGGAGGCCTTCGTGCTCGGAGCACGGGACGGGGAGTTCGACCTCACCTGA
- a CDS encoding SCO5717 family growth-regulating ATPase yields MSGDRNERHGGTWDVPTDDQSDPEPEATGEFTIPYTPPAWYTPDAPGTAATPGQGVPGLPGLPEGSGFEPNLPADVVSPPTMRIAPPAPAATPPASTGGAEPRDGVTASGAAAAAAPAEGPVEAAPVAASQPAEAEPVDAVPAGFASLVKAEPKPEPEPEDSVPSGFTAPVEAAPGPDSAPVAAAEAAPAALPPLPAAFPSSEPPQGYGFPPASAQQAPPAPQGYGFPPPSAEQPPAPQAPQGYGFPPASAEQPPAPQVPQGFPPAGPQVPQAPQGYGFPPPSAEQPQAPQGFPPAGAQAPQAGYGVPGGASEQVQQAYGYPVPPVDPQGGVQWQGVPQQGGPGAGGAPLGYTAAVELSSDRLLRAKQKPKGARSGFRFGGKAAEADRQRKLELIRTPVMSCYRIAVISLKGGVGKTTTTTALGATLATERQDKILAIDANPDAGTLGRRVRRETGATIRDLVQAIPYLNSYMDIRRFTSQAPSGLEIIANDVDPAVSTTFNDEDYRRVIDTVGRQYPIILTDSGTGLLYSAMRGVLDLADQLIIISTPSVDGASSASTTLDWLSAHGYAELVSRSLTVISGVRETSKMIKVEDIVRHFETRCRGVVVVPFDEHLAAGAELDLDLMRPKTREAYFNLSAMVAEDFVRAQQQAAQAHWGAPQQAQPPHAQPPQAQPPQQPGPYHQPPQPYPQPGQPWQQPPAQPPRDPRLG; encoded by the coding sequence GTGAGCGGCGATCGGAACGAGAGGCACGGCGGGACGTGGGACGTCCCGACGGACGATCAGTCCGACCCGGAGCCCGAAGCGACGGGCGAGTTCACCATCCCCTATACCCCGCCGGCCTGGTACACCCCGGACGCGCCGGGGACGGCGGCGACGCCGGGCCAGGGCGTGCCGGGACTGCCGGGGCTGCCGGAGGGCAGCGGGTTCGAACCGAACCTCCCGGCGGACGTGGTGTCGCCGCCGACGATGCGGATCGCGCCGCCGGCGCCCGCGGCGACTCCCCCGGCCTCCACCGGGGGGGCGGAGCCGCGGGATGGTGTGACCGCGAGCGGTGCGGCTGCGGCTGCCGCGCCGGCTGAAGGTCCGGTGGAGGCGGCTCCGGTGGCGGCTTCGCAGCCGGCGGAGGCGGAGCCGGTGGACGCCGTGCCCGCCGGGTTCGCCTCGCTGGTCAAGGCGGAGCCGAAGCCGGAGCCGGAGCCGGAGGACAGCGTGCCGAGCGGGTTCACCGCTCCGGTCGAGGCGGCGCCCGGACCGGACAGCGCGCCCGTCGCCGCCGCGGAGGCGGCACCGGCCGCGCTGCCGCCGCTGCCGGCCGCGTTCCCCTCTTCCGAGCCGCCTCAGGGATACGGGTTCCCGCCCGCGTCGGCGCAGCAGGCCCCGCCAGCGCCGCAGGGTTACGGGTTCCCGCCGCCGTCGGCGGAGCAGCCTCCGGCGCCCCAGGCCCCGCAAGGTTACGGCTTCCCGCCCGCGTCGGCGGAGCAGCCTCCGGCGCCGCAGGTGCCCCAGGGGTTCCCGCCCGCCGGGCCGCAGGTGCCCCAGGCACCGCAGGGTTACGGCTTCCCGCCGCCGTCGGCGGAGCAGCCGCAGGCGCCGCAGGGGTTTCCGCCCGCCGGGGCGCAGGCGCCGCAGGCGGGTTATGGGGTTCCCGGCGGGGCGTCGGAGCAGGTGCAGCAGGCGTACGGGTATCCCGTGCCGCCGGTGGATCCGCAGGGCGGTGTGCAGTGGCAGGGCGTGCCGCAGCAGGGTGGTCCGGGCGCGGGGGGTGCGCCGCTGGGGTACACCGCCGCCGTCGAGCTGTCGTCGGACCGGCTGCTGCGCGCGAAGCAGAAGCCGAAGGGGGCCCGCTCCGGGTTCCGCTTCGGCGGCAAGGCCGCCGAGGCCGACCGGCAGCGCAAGCTGGAGCTGATCCGGACGCCGGTGATGTCCTGCTACCGGATCGCCGTCATCAGCCTCAAGGGCGGCGTCGGCAAGACGACGACCACCACCGCTCTCGGCGCGACCCTCGCCACCGAGCGGCAGGACAAGATCCTGGCGATCGACGCGAACCCGGACGCCGGCACCCTCGGCCGCCGCGTCCGCCGGGAGACCGGTGCGACCATCCGCGACCTGGTCCAGGCGATCCCGTACCTGAACTCGTACATGGACATCAGGCGCTTCACCTCGCAGGCCCCGTCCGGCCTGGAGATCATCGCCAACGACGTGGACCCGGCCGTCTCGACGACCTTCAACGACGAGGACTACCGGCGCGTCATCGACACGGTGGGCCGCCAGTACCCGATCATCCTCACCGACTCCGGTACGGGCCTGCTCTACTCCGCCATGCGCGGCGTACTGGACCTGGCCGATCAGCTGATCATCATCTCGACCCCGTCGGTGGACGGCGCCAGCAGCGCGAGCACCACGCTCGACTGGCTCTCCGCCCACGGGTATGCCGAGCTCGTCTCGCGCTCCCTCACGGTCATCTCCGGCGTCCGCGAGACCAGCAAGATGATCAAGGTCGAGGACATCGTGCGGCACTTCGAGACCCGCTGCCGCGGTGTCGTCGTCGTGCCCTTCGACGAGCACCTCGCGGCCGGGGCCGAGCTGGACCTCGACCTCATGCGGCCCAAGACCCGGGAGGCGTACTTCAACCTCTCCGCGATGGTCGCCGAGGACTTCGTCCGGGCGCAGCAGCAGGCCGCGCAGGCCCACTGGGGCGCCCCGCAGCAGGCCCAACCGCCGCACGCGCAGCCGCCCCAGGCGCAGCCGCCGCAGCAGCCGGGCCCGTACCACCAGCCGCCGCAGCCGTATCCGCAGCCCGGTCAGCCCTGGCAGCAGCCGCCCGCCCAGCCTCCGCGCGATCCGCGCCTGGGCTGA
- the thyX gene encoding FAD-dependent thymidylate synthase: MSETAASDPKPSFRSDVTVELVKHSAADSDVLWAARVSTAGEQSLEELQKDPERSKGLINYLMRDRHGSPFEHNSMTFFISAPIFVFREFMRHRVGWSYNEESGRYRELEPVFYVPDAERKLVQEGRPGKYVFVEGTEAQQELTGRVMEDSYRQAYEAYQEMLAAGVAREVARSVLPVGLFSSMYATCNARSLMHFLGLRTQHELAKVPSFPQREIEMVGEKMEQHWAKLMPLTYAAFNGNGRVAP; the protein is encoded by the coding sequence GTGAGCGAGACCGCCGCCTCAGACCCGAAACCCAGCTTCCGCAGTGACGTGACGGTGGAGCTCGTGAAGCACTCCGCCGCCGACTCCGACGTGCTGTGGGCCGCCCGCGTCTCCACGGCCGGCGAGCAGTCCCTGGAGGAGCTCCAGAAGGACCCGGAGCGCTCCAAGGGACTCATCAACTACCTGATGCGCGACCGCCACGGCAGCCCCTTCGAGCACAACTCGATGACCTTCTTCATCAGCGCCCCGATCTTCGTGTTCCGCGAGTTCATGCGCCACCGCGTGGGCTGGTCCTACAACGAGGAATCCGGCCGCTACAGGGAGCTGGAGCCGGTCTTCTACGTCCCCGACGCCGAGCGCAAGCTCGTCCAGGAGGGCCGTCCGGGCAAGTACGTGTTCGTCGAAGGCACCGAGGCGCAGCAGGAACTGACGGGTCGGGTCATGGAGGACTCCTACCGTCAGGCCTACGAGGCCTACCAGGAGATGCTGGCGGCCGGCGTGGCCCGCGAGGTCGCCCGTTCGGTCCTGCCGGTCGGTCTCTTCTCCTCGATGTACGCCACCTGCAACGCGCGCTCGCTCATGCACTTCCTCGGTCTGCGCACCCAGCACGAGCTGGCGAAGGTCCCGTCCTTCCCGCAGCGGGAGATCGAGATGGTCGGCGAGAAGATGGAGCAGCACTGGGCGAAGCTCATGCCGCTGACCTACGCGGCCTTCAACGGCAACGGGCGCGTTGCCCCGTAA
- the dapB gene encoding 4-hydroxy-tetrahydrodipicolinate reductase → MSKLRVAVLGAQGRIGSEAVKAVEAAEDMELVAALGRGDKLETLAEAGAQVAVELTTPASVMGNLDFLIRHGIHAVVGTTGWTEDRLAQLDTWLAGSPETGVLIAPNFSIGAVLTMKFAAQAARYFESVEVVELHHPNKVDAPSGTATRTAQLIAAARAEAGLGAQPDATATALDGARGADVDGVPVHAVRLRGLLAHQEVLLGGEGETLTIRHDSLHHSSFMPGILLGARRVTRTPGLTFGLEHFLDLS, encoded by the coding sequence ATGAGCAAGCTGCGCGTGGCAGTCCTCGGCGCCCAGGGCCGCATCGGCTCCGAGGCCGTCAAGGCCGTCGAGGCCGCGGAGGACATGGAGCTGGTGGCGGCCCTCGGCCGCGGCGACAAGCTGGAGACGCTGGCCGAGGCCGGCGCCCAGGTCGCGGTCGAGCTGACCACCCCCGCCTCCGTGATGGGCAACCTCGACTTCCTCATCCGTCACGGCATCCACGCCGTGGTCGGCACCACCGGCTGGACCGAGGACCGCCTCGCCCAGCTCGACACCTGGCTGGCCGGCTCCCCGGAGACCGGGGTGCTCATCGCCCCGAACTTCTCCATCGGCGCCGTCCTCACCATGAAGTTCGCGGCTCAGGCCGCCCGCTACTTCGAGTCCGTCGAGGTCGTCGAGCTGCACCACCCCAACAAGGTCGACGCCCCCTCCGGCACGGCCACCCGTACGGCGCAGCTCATCGCGGCGGCCCGCGCCGAGGCCGGTCTCGGCGCGCAGCCCGACGCCACCGCCACGGCCCTCGACGGGGCCCGCGGCGCCGACGTCGACGGGGTCCCGGTGCACGCCGTCCGCCTGCGCGGCCTGCTGGCCCACCAGGAGGTGCTGCTCGGCGGTGAGGGCGAGACCCTGACCATCCGTCACGACTCCCTGCACCACAGCAGCTTCATGCCGGGCATCCTGCTCGGTGCGCGGCGCGTGACGCGGACCCCGGGCCTCACCTTCGGCCTGGAACACTTCCTCGACCTGAGCTGA
- a CDS encoding pitrilysin family protein yields MTSRSSRVTARPSSEGRAVARTQTLLKGEGGIGTVRRTTLPGGLRVVTETLPSVRSATFGIWANVGSRDETPSLGGATHYLEHLLFKGTARRSALDISSAIDAVGGEMNAFTAKEYTCYYARVLDTDLPLAIDVVCDMLTGSLIREEDVDAERGVILEEIAMTEDDPGDMVHDLFAQTMYGDSPLGRPVLGTVETINALGADRIRRFWKKHYDPTRLVVAAAGNVDHAKVVRQVRAAFDKAGALKHTDAEPVGPRTGAKRIRTAGRVDLVSRKTEQAHVVLGMPGIARTDDRRWALGVLNTALGGGMSSRLFQEVREKRGLAYSVYSYTSAFADTGLFGVYAGCRPSQVHDVLRICRDELDKVAAEGLTDEEIRRAIGQLSGSTVLGLEDTGAIMNRIGKSELCWGDQMSVDEMLSRIAAVTPDEVHAVAQDVLAQRPSLAVIGPLKEKQAARLDEAVA; encoded by the coding sequence GTGACGTCGCGTAGTTCCCGTGTGACGGCCCGCCCCTCTTCGGAGGGGCGGGCCGTCGCCCGTACCCAAACTCTCCTCAAGGGCGAGGGCGGCATCGGCACCGTCCGCCGCACCACCCTGCCGGGCGGACTGCGCGTCGTCACCGAGACGCTGCCCTCCGTCCGCTCCGCCACCTTCGGCATCTGGGCCAACGTGGGCTCCCGCGACGAGACGCCCAGTCTCGGCGGCGCCACCCACTACCTGGAACACCTCCTCTTCAAGGGCACCGCCCGGCGCAGCGCCCTCGACATCTCCTCCGCCATCGACGCGGTCGGCGGCGAGATGAACGCCTTCACGGCGAAGGAGTACACCTGCTACTACGCGCGGGTCCTCGACACCGACCTGCCGCTGGCCATCGACGTCGTCTGTGACATGCTCACCGGCTCGCTGATCCGCGAGGAGGACGTCGACGCCGAGCGCGGCGTCATCCTCGAAGAGATCGCGATGACCGAGGACGACCCGGGCGACATGGTGCACGACCTGTTCGCGCAGACCATGTACGGGGACTCCCCGCTCGGCCGGCCCGTCCTGGGCACGGTGGAGACGATCAACGCCCTCGGCGCCGACCGGATCCGCCGCTTCTGGAAGAAGCACTACGACCCCACCCGCCTGGTCGTCGCCGCCGCCGGCAACGTCGACCACGCCAAGGTCGTACGCCAGGTCCGCGCGGCCTTCGACAAGGCCGGCGCCCTGAAGCACACCGACGCCGAGCCGGTCGGCCCCCGCACCGGCGCCAAGCGGATCCGCACCGCCGGCCGCGTCGACCTGGTCAGCCGCAAGACCGAACAGGCCCACGTCGTCCTCGGCATGCCGGGCATCGCCCGCACCGACGACCGCCGCTGGGCCCTCGGCGTGCTGAACACCGCCCTCGGCGGCGGCATGTCCTCGCGCCTCTTCCAGGAGGTCCGCGAGAAGCGCGGCCTGGCCTACAGCGTGTACTCGTACACCTCGGCCTTCGCCGACACCGGCCTCTTCGGCGTCTACGCGGGCTGCCGGCCCAGCCAGGTCCACGACGTCCTGCGGATCTGCCGCGACGAACTGGACAAGGTCGCCGCGGAGGGACTCACCGACGAGGAGATCCGGCGCGCGATCGGCCAGCTCTCCGGCTCCACCGTCCTCGGCCTGGAGGACACCGGCGCGATCATGAACCGCATCGGCAAGAGCGAGCTGTGCTGGGGCGACCAGATGTCGGTCGACGAAATGCTCTCCCGCATCGCCGCGGTCACCCCGGACGAGGTCCACGCGGTCGCCCAGGATGTACTGGCACAGCGGCCCTCGCTCGCGGTGATCGGCCCGCTCAAGGAGAAGCAGGCCGCCCGCCTCGACGAAGCGGTCGCCTAG
- a CDS encoding PH domain-containing protein produces MPLPFLTADGVFDAHDDEALPHADPERWRRPYRPGPWRVAGAAVLLLLSAFMLLATVIIAFAGTWGGAGIALGASLLVVGTALRILRAGVWVSPSGLRRVGFFGTRSIRWNEIAGIRTVQQPVRWLGLPRTVQGQALTLDRRDGAEPSVLLTDHGADFLARGEAFDRAAGSLEAWAREYRAVPA; encoded by the coding sequence GTGCCCCTGCCCTTCTTGACGGCCGACGGCGTATTCGACGCACACGACGACGAAGCCCTCCCGCACGCGGATCCGGAGCGCTGGCGTCGTCCCTACCGGCCCGGACCCTGGCGGGTGGCCGGCGCGGCCGTGCTGCTCCTGCTGTCCGCCTTCATGCTGCTGGCCACGGTGATCATCGCCTTCGCGGGCACCTGGGGCGGAGCCGGGATCGCCCTGGGCGCCTCGCTGCTGGTGGTCGGCACGGCCCTGCGCATCCTGCGCGCGGGCGTGTGGGTGAGCCCGTCGGGGCTGCGCCGCGTCGGGTTCTTCGGGACCCGGTCGATCCGCTGGAACGAGATCGCCGGGATCCGGACGGTCCAGCAGCCGGTGCGCTGGCTGGGCCTGCCGCGGACCGTCCAGGGGCAGGCGCTGACCCTCGACCGGCGTGACGGCGCGGAGCCGTCGGTGCTGCTGACCGACCACGGCGCGGACTTCCTGGCCCGCGGCGAGGCCTTCGACCGGGCCGCGGGCTCGCTGGAGGCATGGGCCCGGGAGTACCGGGCCGTACCCGCCTGA
- a CDS encoding polyribonucleotide nucleotidyltransferase: protein MENETHYAEAVIDNGSFGTRTIRFETGRLARQAAGSAVAYLDDDTMVLSATTASKKPKDQLDFFPLTVDVEERQYAAGKIPGSFFRREGRPSEDAILTCRLIDRPLRPSFKKGLRNEIQVVATIMALNPDHLYDVIAINAASASTQLAGLPFSGPIGGVRVALIRGQWVAFPTHTELEDAVFDMVVAGRVLEDGDVAIMMVEAEATEQTIALVKGGAEAPTEEIVAAGLDASKPFIKVLCKAQADLAAKAAKPEGEFPVFLDYQDDVYEALEAAVKGDLSQALTIAGKQDREAELDRVKEIAAEKLLPAFEGREKEISAAYRSLTKALVRERVIKDKVRIDGRGLTDIRTLAAEVEAIPRVHGSALFERGETQILGVTTLNMLRMEQQLDTLSPVTRKRYMHNYNFPPYSVGETGRVGSPKRREIGHGALAERAIVPVLPTREEFPYAIRQVSEALGSNGSTSMGSVCASTMSLLNAGVPLKAPVAGIAMGLISQEIDGKTHYVALTDILGAEDAFGDMDFKVAGTKEFVTALQLDTKLDGIPASVLAAALTQARDARLHILDVMMEAIDTPDEMSPNAPRIITVKIPVDKIGEVIGPKGKMINQIQEDTGAEITIEDDGTIYIGAADGPAAEAARSTINAIANPTMPEVGERYLGTVVKTTTFGAFVSLMPGKDGLLHISQIRKLAGGKRVENVEDVLAVGTKVQVEIAEIDQRGKLSLVPVIEGEEADAEADKDDSDK from the coding sequence GTGGAGAACGAGACCCACTACGCCGAGGCCGTCATTGACAACGGCTCCTTCGGCACCCGCACCATCCGCTTCGAGACGGGCCGCCTGGCCCGCCAGGCCGCCGGCTCCGCCGTCGCCTACCTGGACGACGACACGATGGTGCTCTCCGCGACCACCGCGTCGAAGAAGCCCAAGGACCAGCTCGACTTCTTCCCCCTCACGGTGGACGTCGAGGAGCGCCAGTACGCCGCCGGCAAGATCCCCGGCTCCTTCTTCCGTCGCGAAGGCCGCCCCTCCGAGGACGCGATCCTCACCTGCCGCCTGATCGACCGCCCGCTGCGCCCGTCCTTCAAGAAGGGCCTGCGCAACGAGATCCAGGTCGTCGCCACGATCATGGCGCTCAACCCCGACCACCTGTACGACGTCATCGCGATCAACGCCGCGTCCGCGTCCACCCAGCTGGCCGGTCTGCCCTTCTCCGGCCCGATCGGCGGCGTCCGCGTCGCGCTGATCCGCGGCCAGTGGGTCGCCTTCCCGACGCACACCGAGCTCGAGGACGCCGTCTTCGACATGGTCGTCGCGGGTCGCGTCCTGGAGGACGGCGACGTCGCGATCATGATGGTCGAGGCCGAGGCCACCGAGCAGACCATCGCCCTGGTCAAGGGCGGCGCCGAGGCGCCGACCGAGGAGATCGTGGCCGCCGGCCTCGACGCCTCGAAGCCCTTCATCAAGGTCCTCTGCAAGGCCCAGGCCGACCTGGCCGCCAAGGCCGCCAAGCCCGAGGGCGAGTTCCCGGTCTTCCTGGACTACCAGGACGACGTGTACGAGGCCCTCGAGGCCGCCGTCAAGGGCGACCTCTCCCAGGCGCTGACCATCGCGGGCAAGCAGGACCGCGAGGCCGAGCTGGACCGCGTCAAGGAGATCGCCGCCGAGAAGCTCCTCCCGGCCTTCGAGGGTCGCGAGAAGGAGATCTCCGCCGCCTACCGCAGCCTGACCAAGGCCCTGGTGCGCGAGCGCGTCATCAAGGACAAGGTCCGCATCGACGGCCGCGGGCTCACGGACATCCGTACCCTCGCCGCCGAGGTCGAGGCCATCCCGCGCGTGCACGGCTCGGCGCTGTTCGAGCGTGGCGAGACCCAGATCCTGGGCGTCACCACCCTCAACATGCTCCGCATGGAGCAGCAGCTGGACACCCTCTCCCCGGTGACCCGCAAGCGCTACATGCACAACTACAACTTCCCGCCGTACTCCGTCGGCGAGACCGGCCGCGTCGGCTCCCCGAAGCGCCGCGAGATCGGCCACGGCGCGCTCGCCGAGCGCGCGATCGTGCCGGTCCTGCCGACCCGCGAGGAGTTCCCCTACGCGATCCGTCAGGTGTCCGAGGCCCTCGGCTCCAACGGTTCGACGTCCATGGGCTCGGTCTGCGCCTCCACCATGTCGCTGCTGAACGCCGGTGTGCCGCTGAAGGCCCCCGTCGCCGGTATCGCCATGGGCCTGATCTCCCAGGAGATCGACGGCAAGACCCACTACGTCGCCCTCACCGACATCCTCGGTGCGGAGGACGCCTTCGGCGACATGGACTTCAAGGTCGCCGGCACCAAGGAGTTCGTCACCGCGCTCCAGCTCGACACCAAGCTCGACGGCATCCCGGCCTCCGTCCTGGCCGCGGCCCTGACCCAGGCCCGCGACGCCCGCCTCCACATCCTCGACGTGATGATGGAAGCGATCGACACGCCGGACGAGATGTCCCCGAACGCCCCGCGGATCATCACCGTCAAGATCCCCGTGGACAAGATCGGTGAGGTCATCGGCCCCAAGGGCAAGATGATCAACCAGATCCAGGAGGACACCGGCGCCGAGATCACGATCGAGGACGACGGCACCATCTACATCGGTGCCGCCGACGGCCCGGCCGCCGAGGCCGCCCGCTCCACGATCAACGCGATCGCCAACCCGACCATGCCGGAGGTCGGCGAGCGCTACCTGGGTACGGTCGTCAAGACCACCACCTTCGGTGCCTTCGTCTCCCTCATGCCCGGCAAGGACGGTCTGCTGCACATCTCGCAGATCCGCAAGCTCGCCGGTGGCAAGCGCGTGGAGAACGTCGAGGACGTGCTCGCGGTCGGCACCAAGGTGCAGGTCGAGATCGCCGAGATCGACCAGCGCGGCAAGCTCTCCCTGGTCCCCGTGATCGAGGGTGAAGAAGCCGACGCCGAGGCTGACAAGGACGATTCCGACAAGTGA
- the rpsO gene encoding 30S ribosomal protein S15 — protein sequence MPLDAATKKQIIAEFGAKEGDTGSPEVQVAMLSRRISDLTEHLKTHKHDHHSRRGLLILVGQRRRLLQYLAKKDIQRFRTLVDRLGIRRGAAGAK from the coding sequence GTGCCGCTCGACGCCGCTACGAAGAAGCAGATCATCGCAGAGTTCGGTGCCAAGGAGGGCGACACCGGCTCTCCCGAGGTCCAGGTCGCGATGCTGTCCCGCCGCATCTCGGACCTGACCGAGCACCTCAAGACCCACAAGCACGACCACCACTCCCGTCGTGGTCTGCTGATCCTGGTCGGCCAGCGTCGCCGCCTGCTGCAGTACCTGGCCAAGAAGGACATCCAGCGCTTCCGTACGCTGGTCGACCGCCTCGGCATCCGCCGTGGTGCGGCCGGCGCCAAGTAA